The Clupea harengus chromosome 6, Ch_v2.0.2, whole genome shotgun sequence genome contains a region encoding:
- the LOC105899822 gene encoding dihydroxyacetone phosphate acyltransferase-like: MENHLLTCTEKTHDPGAFLDILEERRRTSDLSHALRTFSPQPYKGHPQSSARALTQAVLDSQYLRDITQEIATESGNPVEVIREEASGILKEMSHNQQLSSIRLLGYTLSKVFKKIFRTILVNEDGLNRLREAIQEHPVILLPNHRSYVDFLVLSYILFTYDLSIPVIAAGVPLMGVRLIGELLRRSGAFFIRRAIRADKLYWAVLSEYVRTIVRVRAFGRLSHHSFKIDRKSFSDCMMDMVLEPFFKGEVYDINLVPISISYDWVLDESLLAHELPGFPKPKESIIGLLKARKVLEDDYGSMHVCFGQPISVRELANGRINHSQYNLVPRDMPQNPSEETRAFVSVVAHGVVRLQERAPRAWAWTPSPSAPPGYGGWVLKFGAKLDWPAEVSNEEVMSSSLSLHQSMVCCEGSRVLLLEEQGPGGEASVTPEAGVLKRAVVMLMCASYRNLALHVFVRPTLVAVAMATTPSTRKEDVFTHFKFLQELFSNEFVFVPGMAAQDFEEGCSLLVRCGAVQTSDQELVVTEHGTDTASFLRAILQPFLQTYQVIFRHLTEDSALVFTERQYIPAVQSYCLKLILAGELQTHEALSSDIQKNVLYALVRLNAVTKTKVGDQSEFTVNKAAIQRIGDILGTRSSVFPAVL; this comes from the exons ATGGAGAATCATTTATTGACG TGTACAGAGAAGACACATGACCCAGGTGCATTCTTGGATattctggaggagaggagaaggaccAGTGATCTGAGCCATGCCCTAAGGACTTTTTCTCCCCAGCCATACAAAGGACATCCTCAGAGCTCAGCTAGAGCTCTCACCCAAGCAGTGCTGGATTCACAGTACTTGCGCGATATCACACAGGAG ATTGCGACAGAGAGCGGAAATCCCGTGGAGGTCATCAGAGAGGAGGCTTCTGGGATACTGAAGGAGATGTCACACAACCAGCAGCTCAGCTCCATTCGACTACTGGGGTACACACTCAGCAAGGTGTTCAAGAAAATCTTCCGCACGATCCTGGTGAATGAAGACGGCCTGAACCGG CTTCGGGAGGCCATTCAGGAGCACCCAGTCATCCTGTTGCCCAATCACAGGAGCTATGTGGACTTCCTGGTTCTCTCCTACATCCTGTTCACCTACGACCTATCAATCCCCGTCATCGCTGCAGGAGTTC CTCTCATGGGGGTGAGGCTGATTGGAGAGCTACTGCGGCGTTCCGGAGCATTTTTTATCCGCCGGGCAATCAGGGCAGATAAGCTCTACTGGGCAGTGCTGTCGGAGTACGTCAGAACCATTGTGAGGGTACGTGCATTTGGTCGTCTATCTCACCACTCGTTTAAGATTGACCGTAAATCATTCTCAGATT gcatgaTGGACATGGTTCTGGAGCCTTTTTTTAAAGGCGAGGTGTATGATATCAACTTGGTGCCCATCAGCATCAGCTATGATTGGGTGCTTGACGAGTCTCTGCTGGCCCACGAGCTGCCGGGATTTCCCAAACCAAAAGAATCCATTATA GGTCTCCTAAAAGCTCGGAAAGTTCTGGAGGATGATTACGGCtccatgcatgtttgttttggcCAGCCCATCTCTGTGAGAGAGCTTGCCAATGGGAGGATCAACCACTCACAGTATAACCTAGTACCAAG AGACATGCCCCAGAATCCCAGTGAGGAGACCCGGGCGTTCGTGAGTGTGGTGGCCCACGGAGTGGTCCGTCTGCAGGAGAGAG CCCCGAGGGCCTGGGCTTGGACACCCTCACCCAGCGCGCCACCTGGCTACGGGGGCTGGGTCCTGAAGTTTGGGGCCAAGCTGGACTGGCCTG CTGAGGTTTCTAatgaggaagtgatgtcatccAGCCTGTCCCTTCACCAGTCAATGGTTTGTTGTGAGGGCAGCAGAGTGCTGCTTCTGGAGGAGCAGGGTCCTGGCGGGGAGGCATCCGTCACTCCGGAGGCGGGCGTGTTGAAGCGTGCGGTTGTCATGCTCATGTGCGCCTCCTACAGGAACCTGGCGCTGCACGTGTTTGTGCGGCCTACCCTGGTCGCTGTCGCTATGGCAACCACTCCCAGCACCAGaaagg AGGATGTCTTCACACACTTCAAATTCCTGCAGGAGCTTTTCTCCAATGAGTTTGTCTTTGTGCCCGGAATGGCTGCCCAG GACTTTGAGGAGGGCTGTTCACTGCTGGTGAGGTGTGGGGCAGTGCAGACTTCTGATCAAGAGCTGGTTGTGACAGAACATGGTACAGACACAGCTTCCTTTCTCCGAGCTATCCTCCAGCCCTTCTTACAAACATATCAG GTGATTTTCCGTCATTTGACTGAGGACAGTGCCCTGGTGTTTACCGAGAGACAGTACATACCTGCGGTCCAATCTTACTGTCTGAAACTCATCCTTGCAG GTGAACTCCAGACCCATgaggctctgtcctcggacaTTCAAAAGAATGTCCTCTATGCACTGGTGAGGTTGAATGctgtaacaaaaacaaaagt AGGTGACCAGAGTGAGTTTACAGTCAACAAAGCTGCCATCCAGAGAATTGGAGATATTTTGGGTACAAGATCCTCCGTCTTTCCTGCTGTCCTTTAG